One region of Vallicoccus soli genomic DNA includes:
- a CDS encoding MSMEG_1061 family FMN-dependent PPOX-type flavoprotein translates to MRGVQPWTEVTDGAELARLLGEPLPAARDKPRATLHPYAAEWVRRSPFLLLATADAAGRCDVSPRGDPPGSVLVLDERTLALPERPGNRRADSLRNVLENPRAALLVLVPGRGDTLRVAGRARVVREAPFLDAMVVRGHRPPLALVLEVEEVFFHCSKAFLRSSLWDPATWDPGALPSRARIAQALERPGESLEELERYYGPSYGDRIYG, encoded by the coding sequence ATGCGGGGTGTGCAGCCCTGGACCGAGGTCACCGACGGGGCGGAGCTGGCGCGCCTGCTCGGCGAGCCGCTGCCCGCCGCGCGCGACAAGCCGCGGGCGACCCTGCACCCGTACGCGGCCGAGTGGGTGCGGCGCAGCCCGTTCCTCCTGCTCGCCACGGCGGACGCCGCCGGGCGCTGCGACGTCTCGCCGCGGGGCGACCCGCCGGGGTCGGTCCTCGTGCTCGACGAGCGCACGCTGGCCCTGCCCGAGCGCCCCGGCAACCGTCGCGCGGACAGCCTGCGCAACGTGCTGGAGAACCCGCGGGCGGCGCTGCTCGTGCTCGTGCCCGGCCGCGGGGACACCCTGCGGGTGGCGGGGCGCGCCCGCGTGGTGCGCGAGGCGCCGTTCCTCGACGCGATGGTGGTGCGGGGGCACCGGCCGCCGCTCGCGCTCGTGCTCGAGGTGGAGGAGGTCTTCTTCCACTGCTCGAAGGCCTTCCTGCGCTCGTCCCTGTGGGACCCCGCCACCTGGGACCCGGGGGCGCTGCCGTCCCGCGCGCGCATCGCGCAGGCGCTCGAGCGGCCCGGGGAGAGCCTCGAGGAGCTCGAGCGCTACTACGGCCCGTCGTACGGCGACCGGATCTACGGCTGA
- a CDS encoding potassium channel family protein, protein MRELLARIVGRPRYLVGAMVADVLVCGWLYALLEGKGPVEGPWWGIVTGTTTGYGDFYPSTTAGRGVAAFLMVSMILLTACLTAQLTAHLIPDPNVFTHEEQEQIKAQLAAVEAKLDALLQQREGSGPPPG, encoded by the coding sequence GTGCGCGAGCTGCTCGCCCGCATCGTCGGGCGTCCCCGCTACCTCGTCGGCGCGATGGTCGCCGACGTGCTGGTCTGCGGCTGGCTCTACGCCCTGCTCGAGGGCAAGGGCCCGGTCGAGGGCCCGTGGTGGGGGATCGTCACCGGCACCACCACCGGCTACGGCGACTTCTACCCCTCGACGACGGCCGGCCGCGGCGTCGCCGCGTTCCTCATGGTGTCCATGATCCTGCTGACCGCCTGCTTGACGGCGCAGCTCACCGCGCACCTCATCCCGGACCCCAACGTCTTCACCCACGAGGAGCAGGAGCAGATCAAGGCCCAGCTCGCGGCCGTCGAGGCCAAGCTCGACGCCCTGCTCCAGCAGCGCGAGGGGAGCGGTCCGCCGCCCGGCTGA
- a CDS encoding DMT family transporter yields the protein MTTSGTAPAPPATGAPDLPALLAAGTTVVLWASAFVGIRHVGTEVGPAALTLGRLAVAALVLGLVLLARPRAAGPRPSRRDLPLLLLCGLAWFGAYNVALNAAEQRLDAGTAAMLVNVGPLLIAALAGVVLGEGFPRPLVTGLGVAFAGVLVIGAASSSGGAEAWGVVLCLVAAVAYAVGVVAQKPLLGRLTGLRVTFLACAVGGAACLPAAPALADDLAAASTGTVLWLAYLGVFPTAVAFTTWAFALSRTTAGRMGATTYLVPPLAVLMGWALLGEVPAALALAGGALCLAGVALARRRPAP from the coding sequence GTGACGACGAGCGGGACCGCCCCTGCACCGCCGGCCACCGGCGCCCCCGACCTCCCCGCGCTGCTGGCGGCGGGCACCACGGTCGTGCTCTGGGCCTCGGCCTTCGTCGGCATCCGGCACGTGGGCACCGAGGTCGGGCCGGCAGCCCTGACCCTCGGGCGCCTCGCGGTGGCGGCCCTCGTCCTCGGCCTGGTCCTGCTGGCGCGCCCGCGGGCGGCCGGCCCGCGCCCGTCCCGGCGCGACCTGCCCCTGCTCCTGCTGTGCGGGCTGGCCTGGTTCGGGGCGTACAACGTGGCGCTGAACGCCGCCGAGCAGCGGCTCGACGCCGGCACCGCGGCGATGCTGGTCAACGTCGGCCCGCTGCTCATCGCCGCGCTGGCCGGGGTGGTGCTCGGCGAGGGCTTCCCCCGCCCCCTCGTCACCGGGCTGGGCGTGGCGTTCGCGGGCGTGCTGGTCATCGGCGCGGCGAGCTCCTCGGGCGGCGCGGAGGCGTGGGGCGTGGTCCTGTGCCTCGTCGCGGCCGTGGCGTACGCGGTGGGCGTCGTGGCGCAGAAGCCGCTGCTCGGCCGGCTCACCGGTCTGCGCGTCACGTTCCTCGCCTGCGCGGTCGGCGGGGCCGCGTGCCTGCCCGCCGCCCCGGCGCTGGCCGACGACCTCGCCGCGGCGAGCACCGGCACCGTGCTGTGGCTCGCCTACCTCGGCGTGTTCCCGACCGCGGTGGCCTTCACCACGTGGGCGTTCGCCCTGTCGCGCACGACCGCGGGCCGCATGGGCGCGACGACGTACCTCGTGCCGCCGCTGGCCGTGCTCATGGGCTGGGCGCTGCTCGGGGAGGTGCCGGCGGCCCTCGCCCTGGCCGGCGGGGCGCTCTGCCTGGCGGGAGTGGCGCTCGCCCGCCGACGGCCTGCGCCATGA
- a CDS encoding glutathionylspermidine synthase family protein, producing MYRHLSRPRDGWRRTVESQGLVWPTTRTPDGREVPYWDESAYYELSEDEVEHLESVTEELHRMCVEAARHVLAEPARLDAFGLPRAARDYLRSTLLSGSPSLYGRFDLRYDGLGPAKLLEYNADTPTGLVETAVVQWHWLEEVMPSTDQWNSVHERLVRAWQRTGRHVVHFAHSAADEEGEEWMTVAYLRDTAIEAGLTTYGLQVEQIGWDAAARVFAGLDNEPIHTCFKLYPWEDMLREPFGQHVLDNPAAATWIEPAWKAVLSNKALLAVLWELYPGHENLLPAYLDGPRDLVEWVKKPLHGREGDGIEVHTLAGDTRRASTRYGPEGHCWQEYAELPRFDGNHVVIGSWVVDGEAAGCLVRESDEPVTDYYARVLPHVIAAPRPDEATQRAWLDA from the coding sequence GTGTACCGGCACCTCTCCCGCCCGCGCGACGGCTGGCGGCGCACCGTCGAGTCCCAGGGGCTCGTCTGGCCCACGACCCGCACCCCCGACGGGCGCGAGGTCCCGTACTGGGACGAGTCGGCGTACTACGAGCTCTCCGAGGACGAGGTCGAGCACCTCGAGTCCGTCACCGAGGAGCTGCACCGCATGTGCGTCGAGGCGGCGCGGCACGTCCTGGCCGAGCCGGCGCGCCTCGACGCGTTCGGGCTGCCGCGCGCCGCCCGCGACTACCTGCGCAGCACCCTGCTCAGCGGGTCGCCGAGCCTCTACGGCCGCTTCGACCTGCGCTACGACGGGCTGGGCCCGGCCAAGCTGCTGGAGTACAACGCGGACACCCCGACCGGGCTCGTGGAGACCGCGGTCGTGCAGTGGCACTGGCTCGAGGAGGTCATGCCCTCCACGGACCAGTGGAACTCGGTGCACGAGCGGCTGGTGCGCGCCTGGCAGCGCACGGGCCGGCACGTCGTGCACTTCGCCCACTCCGCCGCGGACGAGGAGGGCGAGGAGTGGATGACGGTCGCGTACCTGCGCGACACCGCGATCGAGGCCGGCCTCACCACGTACGGCCTCCAGGTGGAGCAGATCGGCTGGGACGCCGCGGCCCGGGTCTTCGCCGGGCTCGACAACGAGCCCATCCACACCTGCTTCAAGCTCTACCCCTGGGAGGACATGCTCCGCGAGCCGTTCGGCCAGCACGTCCTGGACAACCCGGCGGCCGCGACGTGGATCGAGCCGGCGTGGAAGGCGGTGCTGTCCAACAAGGCGCTGCTCGCGGTGCTGTGGGAGCTCTACCCGGGCCACGAGAACCTCCTGCCGGCCTACCTCGACGGGCCGCGCGACCTCGTGGAGTGGGTCAAGAAGCCGCTGCACGGGCGCGAGGGCGACGGCATCGAGGTGCACACCCTCGCCGGCGACACCCGCCGCGCCTCCACCCGCTACGGGCCCGAGGGCCACTGCTGGCAGGAGTACGCCGAGCTGCCCCGCTTCGACGGGAACCACGTCGTCATCGGCTCGTGGGTGGTCGACGGCGAGGCCGCCGGCTGCCTCGTCCGCGAGTCCGACGAGCCCGTGACCGACTACTACGCCCGGGTGCTGCCGCACGTCATCGCCGCGCCCCGCCCCGACGAGGCCACGCAGCGCGCGTGGCTCGACGCCTGA
- a CDS encoding MFS transporter, translated as MTPRPTLRARRPAGLRVPRPLAPAAAGAPASPRALRAATTAVFALDGAVFGSWAARVPDVAAQTSASPTALGAALLCIGLGALAAMQLTGALCARLGAGLVSAAAALVLCAVAVLPGLAGSVPQLCAALVVFGAASGVLNVAMNSLGVQVEARRARPLLPSLHAAFSLGGLAGAVLGGAAGQVLGVAPHLLLVAGVGLAVVAAAAPVLLRLDARPGALPRAGGSVGVRGSRAAAPLVALGALAGCAAYGEGAVTDWAALHLRETLHAGPAVAAGGYAGFSLAMAVARLAGGGLVQRLGAAPVVTGGAVLAAGGALLAALAPSAPLALAGFVVVGLGLANAFPLAVARAGARGGARGVALSTTVGYAGMLGGPPLLGFAAERAGLPAALASVALLAAAAAALGPAVAPAPRALLRPLRTAVAARVPRPSWDPARGYVLDLPLLLDGRASAVPARAPRPAAEGLGLLLA; from the coding sequence GTGACCCCTCGCCCGACCCTGCGCGCGCGCCGGCCCGCCGGCCTGCGCGTCCCGCGCCCGCTCGCACCGGCGGCCGCCGGTGCTCCCGCTTCCCCGCGCGCGCTGCGCGCCGCCACGACCGCCGTGTTCGCGCTCGACGGCGCGGTCTTCGGCAGCTGGGCCGCGCGGGTGCCCGACGTGGCCGCGCAGACCTCGGCCTCCCCGACCGCCCTGGGCGCTGCCCTGCTCTGCATCGGCCTCGGCGCGCTCGCGGCCATGCAGCTCACGGGTGCGCTGTGCGCGCGCCTGGGCGCCGGGCTCGTGAGCGCCGCCGCGGCGCTGGTGCTCTGCGCCGTGGCCGTGCTGCCGGGCCTCGCCGGGTCCGTGCCGCAGCTGTGCGCCGCCCTCGTGGTGTTCGGCGCCGCCAGCGGAGTGCTCAACGTCGCCATGAACAGCCTGGGCGTCCAGGTCGAGGCGCGGCGCGCCCGTCCCCTGCTGCCCTCGTTGCACGCGGCGTTCAGCCTCGGCGGCCTCGCCGGGGCCGTGCTCGGCGGCGCCGCCGGCCAGGTGCTGGGGGTCGCGCCCCACCTGCTGCTCGTCGCCGGCGTCGGCCTCGCCGTGGTCGCCGCGGCCGCACCCGTGCTGCTCCGCCTCGACGCCCGGCCGGGCGCCCTGCCGCGCGCTGGGGGGTCGGTGGGCGTGCGCGGGAGCCGCGCCGCCGCGCCCCTCGTCGCGCTCGGCGCCCTCGCGGGGTGCGCGGCGTACGGCGAGGGCGCGGTGACGGACTGGGCCGCGCTGCACCTGCGCGAGACGCTGCACGCCGGGCCGGCCGTGGCTGCGGGCGGCTACGCCGGCTTCTCGCTGGCCATGGCCGTCGCGCGCCTGGCCGGCGGCGGCCTGGTGCAGCGCCTCGGCGCCGCGCCGGTGGTCACGGGCGGCGCGGTCCTGGCGGCGGGCGGCGCCCTGCTGGCCGCCCTCGCGCCGAGCGCCCCGCTCGCCCTGGCGGGCTTCGTCGTGGTCGGCCTCGGCCTGGCCAACGCGTTCCCGCTGGCCGTGGCCCGCGCGGGGGCGCGCGGGGGCGCCCGCGGCGTCGCGCTGTCCACCACCGTGGGGTACGCCGGGATGCTCGGCGGGCCGCCGCTGCTGGGCTTCGCGGCCGAGCGGGCAGGGCTCCCGGCGGCCCTCGCGTCCGTGGCGCTCCTCGCCGCCGCCGCGGCGGCCCTCGGGCCGGCCGTGGCCCCCGCCCCGCGCGCGCTGCTGCGCCCGCTCCGCACCGCCGTCGCCGCGCGGGTGCCCCGCCCGTCCTGGGACCCCGCGCGCGGCTACGTCCTCGACCTGCCGCTGCTGCTCGACGGGCGCGCGAGCGCGGTGCCCGCCCGTGCTCCGCGGCCGGCCGCCGAGGGCCTCGGGCTCCTGCTGGCGTGA
- a CDS encoding alanine/glycine:cation symporter family protein: MDPYALPALASAPAPSGLDAFIDDNFAGIADRIESVVFYEVSLGDVTFPVVVAWLLLAAVVFTLSFRFVNLRGFKHAIDLVRGKYTRPDEVGEVSHFQALATAVSGTVGLGNIAGVAVAITLGGPGATLWMIVAGLLAMSTKFTECTLGVKYRRVNPDGTVSGGPMFYLSRGLAERRMAGLGKVLAAVFAVFCILGSLGGGNAFQANQAFAQMRAVTGGEDGLLGGGAAGVLFGLLLAAVVGVVIIGGMWRIASVTDKLVPFMAVLYVTACVVVLLANASALPEAARLIVEGAFDTEAVAGGVVGVLIVGVQRAAFSNEAGLGSAPIAHSAVKTDRPVTEGYVALLEPFIDTVVICTMTALTIVVTGAYTQQGEEGVQLTSTAFETVLPWFDNVLALAVVLFAFSTQLAWSYYGAKATAYLSGESRVADTVYKVVFLAFVVIGAAASLGPIIAFSDSMIFAMSIPNLIGVYLLMGVVRRELREHEEGLRTGEVARVDA; the protein is encoded by the coding sequence ATGGACCCGTACGCCCTGCCCGCCCTGGCCTCCGCGCCGGCCCCCAGCGGCCTCGACGCCTTCATCGACGACAACTTCGCCGGCATCGCGGACCGGATCGAGTCCGTCGTCTTCTACGAGGTGTCGCTGGGCGACGTCACGTTCCCGGTCGTCGTGGCCTGGCTGCTGCTCGCCGCCGTCGTCTTCACGCTCTCCTTCCGCTTCGTCAACCTGCGCGGCTTCAAGCACGCCATCGACCTGGTGCGCGGCAAGTACACCCGCCCCGACGAGGTCGGCGAGGTCTCGCACTTCCAGGCCCTCGCCACCGCGGTGTCGGGCACCGTCGGCCTCGGCAACATCGCCGGCGTCGCCGTCGCCATCACCCTCGGCGGGCCCGGCGCGACCTTGTGGATGATCGTGGCGGGCCTGCTCGCGATGTCGACGAAGTTCACCGAGTGCACGCTCGGGGTGAAGTACCGCCGGGTGAACCCGGACGGCACGGTCTCCGGCGGCCCGATGTTCTACCTGTCCCGGGGCCTCGCCGAGCGGCGCATGGCGGGCCTCGGCAAGGTGCTCGCCGCCGTCTTCGCGGTGTTCTGCATCCTCGGCTCGCTCGGCGGCGGCAACGCGTTCCAGGCGAACCAGGCCTTCGCCCAGATGCGCGCGGTCACGGGCGGCGAGGACGGGCTGCTCGGCGGGGGCGCCGCGGGCGTGCTGTTCGGGCTCCTCCTCGCCGCGGTCGTCGGCGTCGTCATCATCGGCGGCATGTGGCGCATCGCGAGCGTCACCGACAAGCTCGTGCCGTTCATGGCGGTCCTCTACGTGACCGCCTGCGTCGTCGTCCTGCTCGCCAACGCCTCCGCGCTGCCGGAGGCGGCCCGCCTCATCGTCGAGGGGGCCTTCGACACCGAGGCCGTGGCCGGCGGAGTCGTCGGCGTGCTCATCGTCGGCGTGCAGCGCGCCGCGTTCTCCAACGAGGCCGGGCTCGGCTCCGCCCCGATCGCCCACTCGGCGGTCAAGACCGACCGGCCCGTCACCGAGGGGTACGTCGCCCTCCTCGAGCCGTTCATCGACACCGTCGTCATCTGCACCATGACCGCGCTGACGATCGTCGTCACGGGCGCGTACACGCAGCAGGGCGAGGAGGGGGTGCAGCTGACCTCGACCGCGTTCGAGACGGTGCTGCCCTGGTTCGACAACGTGCTCGCGCTCGCCGTGGTGCTCTTCGCGTTCTCCACCCAGCTCGCCTGGAGCTACTACGGCGCGAAGGCCACGGCGTACCTCAGCGGCGAGAGCCGGGTCGCGGACACCGTCTACAAGGTGGTGTTCCTCGCCTTCGTCGTCATCGGCGCCGCGGCCTCGCTCGGCCCGATCATCGCCTTCTCCGACTCCATGATCTTCGCGATGTCGATCCCGAACCTCATCGGCGTCTACCTGCTCATGGGGGTCGTGCGGCGCGAGCTGCGCGAGCACGAGGAGGGCCTGCGCACCGGCGAGGTCGCGCGGGTCGACGCCTGA
- a CDS encoding DUF350 domain-containing protein: MLESLGYGAAYTLVGIALLAVGFVVLDLLTPGHLGRHIYEDRSVNAGIVASGGFLSLGAVLFTAIWTNADSGFGEALGYTVAFGALGIVLQAVAFLVLDVLTPGKLGELVTERHFHPASLVTAASQLSVAAIIAASIA; this comes from the coding sequence GTGCTCGAGAGCCTCGGCTACGGCGCCGCCTACACCCTCGTGGGCATCGCCCTGCTCGCGGTCGGCTTCGTCGTCCTCGACCTGCTGACCCCCGGCCACCTCGGCCGGCACATCTACGAGGACCGCTCGGTCAACGCGGGGATCGTCGCCTCGGGCGGGTTCCTGTCGCTGGGCGCGGTGCTCTTCACCGCGATCTGGACGAACGCCGACTCCGGCTTCGGCGAGGCGCTCGGCTACACCGTCGCGTTCGGCGCGCTCGGCATCGTGCTGCAGGCGGTCGCGTTCCTCGTCCTCGACGTGCTCACCCCGGGCAAGCTCGGCGAGCTCGTCACCGAGCGCCACTTCCACCCGGCCTCGCTCGTCACCGCCGCGTCGCAGCTCTCGGTCGCCGCGATCATCGCGGCGTCCATCGCGTAG
- a CDS encoding class I SAM-dependent methyltransferase, with product MNRALWDERAPAHAASPDYGLARFVDDPEHLSDVVRFDLPRLGDVSGLRGVHLQCHLGTDTLSLARRGATMTGLDFSAASVEQARRLAAAAGPAVEYVHADVHDAVEVLGAGAFDLVYTGIGALCWLPSVERWAGVVAGLLRPGGRLFLREAHPVLWALDDARDDGVLALRYPYVERVEPDVWDEDGTYVATDVRFTHTRSSTWNHGLGEVVTALLARGLRLTMLQEHDSVPWDALPGLMEDVGGGEKRLREAPWRLPHTYTLQAVKEADPAGVRAG from the coding sequence ATGAACCGCGCCCTGTGGGACGAGCGGGCGCCGGCGCACGCCGCGTCCCCGGACTACGGCCTCGCGCGGTTCGTCGACGACCCGGAGCACCTCTCCGACGTGGTCCGCTTCGACCTGCCGCGGCTCGGCGACGTGAGCGGACTGCGCGGGGTCCACCTGCAGTGCCACCTCGGGACGGACACCCTCTCGCTGGCCCGGCGCGGCGCGACGATGACCGGTCTGGACTTCTCGGCCGCGTCCGTGGAGCAGGCCCGTCGCCTCGCCGCGGCCGCCGGCCCGGCCGTGGAGTACGTGCACGCGGACGTGCACGACGCGGTCGAGGTGCTCGGCGCCGGGGCGTTCGACCTCGTCTACACGGGGATCGGCGCCCTGTGCTGGCTGCCGTCCGTCGAGCGCTGGGCCGGGGTCGTGGCCGGGCTGCTGCGTCCGGGCGGCCGGTTGTTCCTGCGGGAGGCCCACCCGGTGCTCTGGGCGCTCGACGACGCGCGCGACGACGGGGTGCTGGCGCTGCGCTACCCCTACGTGGAGCGCGTCGAGCCCGACGTGTGGGACGAGGACGGCACGTACGTCGCGACGGACGTGCGCTTCACCCACACCCGCAGTTCCACGTGGAACCACGGGCTCGGCGAGGTCGTCACCGCCCTGCTCGCCCGGGGGTTGCGGCTGACGATGCTCCAGGAGCACGACAGCGTCCCGTGGGACGCGCTGCCCGGGCTCATGGAGGACGTCGGGGGCGGCGAGAAGCGGTTGCGCGAGGCGCCGTGGCGGCTGCCCCACACGTACACGCTCCAGGCGGTCAAGGAGGCGGACCCCGCCGGGGTGCGGGCGGGGTGA
- a CDS encoding tRNA-dihydrouridine synthase: protein MRTRRSTAVGLTVTAMLAMGLTACGQDEEVEAAAVCTDAETGERVDDDQCDDDSFRGVGGGAFLWYFLPIGGRAPAIGSRVTGGTYDRPSGRYALGGVDRGGQTISRGGFGGSSQSGRIGG, encoded by the coding sequence ATGAGGACGAGGCGCTCGACGGCGGTCGGGCTGACCGTGACCGCGATGCTCGCGATGGGGCTGACCGCCTGCGGGCAGGACGAGGAGGTCGAGGCGGCCGCCGTGTGCACCGACGCCGAGACCGGTGAGCGGGTCGACGACGACCAGTGCGACGACGACAGCTTCCGGGGGGTCGGCGGCGGCGCCTTCCTCTGGTACTTCCTGCCGATCGGCGGGCGCGCGCCCGCCATCGGGTCCCGGGTCACCGGGGGGACGTACGACCGCCCGTCGGGCAGGTACGCCCTCGGCGGGGTCGACCGCGGCGGCCAGACGATCAGCCGCGGCGGCTTCGGCGGGTCGTCCCAGTCCGGGCGCATCGGCGGCTGA
- a CDS encoding dihydrofolate reductase family protein: MPELRAYALSLSLDGYLAGPDQGPDAPLGVGGERLHAWVTATGAWRDRHGLPEPGAADPVDERFAARGGGDEVGATIMGRNMFGPVRGPWRDASWRGWWGEEGPFGHPVLVLTHHAREDLVLGDGTRFRFVTGGPRAALDLAREAAGDRHVRVGGGAATVRQYLAAGLLDELHLAVVPVLLGAGERLFADDLGAAASGYEVVEHAPSSTVTHMRLRRRAQP, translated from the coding sequence GTGCCCGAGCTGCGCGCGTACGCCCTGTCCCTCTCCCTCGACGGCTACCTCGCCGGCCCCGACCAGGGCCCGGACGCCCCGCTGGGTGTCGGCGGCGAGCGGCTGCACGCCTGGGTGACGGCGACCGGCGCGTGGCGCGACCGGCACGGGCTCCCCGAGCCCGGCGCGGCCGACCCGGTGGACGAGCGCTTCGCCGCGCGCGGTGGCGGCGACGAGGTCGGCGCCACGATCATGGGGCGGAACATGTTCGGCCCCGTCCGCGGCCCCTGGCGCGACGCCTCCTGGCGCGGCTGGTGGGGCGAGGAGGGCCCGTTCGGGCACCCGGTGCTCGTGCTCACCCACCACGCCCGCGAGGACCTCGTCCTCGGCGACGGCACTCGCTTCCGCTTCGTCACCGGCGGGCCGCGCGCGGCGCTCGACCTCGCGCGCGAGGCCGCGGGCGACCGGCACGTGCGCGTCGGCGGCGGCGCCGCGACCGTCCGGCAGTATCTCGCCGCCGGCCTGCTCGACGAGCTGCACCTGGCCGTCGTACCGGTGCTGCTCGGCGCCGGCGAGCGGCTCTTCGCCGACGACCTCGGCGCCGCCGCGAGCGGGTACGAGGTCGTGGAGCACGCGCCGTCCTCGACCGTCACCCACATGCGGCTGCGGCGGCGCGCTCAGCCGTAG
- a CDS encoding ATP-binding cassette domain-containing protein: MDVPAIETEGLVKRFGGTTAVDGVDLRVPTGGVHGFLGPNGAGKTTTIRVLATLLRPDAGTARVFGHDVVREADAVRGRVSLTGQFASVDEDLTGRENLLLLARLLGHSRTGAKARADELLAAFGLTDAAGRQVKKYSGGMRRRLDIAASIVVRPDLVFLDEPTTGLDPRSRGQVWDIVRALVATGTTVLLTTQYLDEADQLADRISVIDTGRVIAEGTPGQLKASVGAGALHVRVLHPDERERARELLVRELGVDVERAADPAALTARVGDDAAPVARALAALDAAGLAVAQFALGQPSLDEVFLALTGRTAHDGSVPRQADGERTEEVPA, encoded by the coding sequence GTGGACGTCCCGGCCATCGAGACCGAGGGCCTCGTCAAGCGGTTCGGCGGCACGACCGCCGTCGACGGCGTCGACCTGCGCGTGCCCACCGGCGGGGTGCACGGCTTCCTCGGCCCCAACGGGGCCGGCAAGACGACGACCATCCGAGTGCTGGCCACCCTGCTGCGCCCCGATGCCGGCACCGCGCGGGTGTTCGGCCACGACGTCGTGCGCGAGGCCGACGCCGTGCGCGGCAGGGTCAGCCTCACCGGGCAGTTCGCCTCGGTCGACGAGGACCTCACCGGCCGCGAGAACCTCCTGCTGCTCGCCCGGCTGCTGGGGCACTCCCGCACCGGCGCCAAGGCCCGCGCCGACGAGCTGCTGGCCGCCTTCGGCCTCACCGACGCCGCGGGCCGGCAGGTCAAGAAGTACAGCGGCGGCATGCGCCGGCGGCTCGACATCGCCGCGAGCATCGTCGTGCGCCCGGACCTGGTGTTCCTCGACGAGCCCACGACCGGGCTCGACCCCCGCAGCCGCGGGCAGGTCTGGGACATCGTCCGCGCGCTCGTCGCCACCGGCACGACGGTGCTGCTCACCACGCAGTACCTCGACGAGGCCGACCAGCTCGCGGACCGGATCAGCGTCATCGACACCGGCCGGGTCATCGCCGAGGGCACCCCCGGGCAGCTCAAGGCCTCGGTGGGCGCCGGGGCGCTGCACGTGCGCGTCCTGCACCCCGACGAGCGGGAGCGGGCCCGCGAGCTGCTGGTCCGCGAGCTCGGGGTCGACGTCGAGCGGGCGGCGGACCCGGCGGCCCTCACCGCGCGCGTCGGCGACGACGCCGCCCCGGTGGCGCGGGCGCTCGCGGCGCTCGACGCCGCCGGGCTCGCGGTCGCGCAGTTCGCCCTCGGCCAGCCCAGCCTCGACGAGGTCTTCCTGGCCCTCACCGGCCGTACCGCCCACGACGGGTCCGTACCGCGCCAGGCGGACGGCGAGCGCACCGAGGAGGTGCCGGCATGA
- a CDS encoding dioxygenase family protein — MTAPAPAAPAAAYDALLPALRAASAAQPAWTPDDGPLPPVYLSHGAPPLLDEAGWMRSLAAWARSMPRPRAVLVVSAHWESAPLALSAPAAGTPLVYDFGGFARRYYELEYATPDASALAARVAAAMPDAEPVHQHGSRGLDHGAWVPLMVMYPLGDVPVLQLSMPTHDPARLLALGARLRPLREEGVLLVGSGFMTHGLPFLGREQWTRGAVPTWSAEFDAWAAEALARGDVDELAAYATRAPGMPYAHPTVEHLSPLFVALGAASRPDAPATTTVDGFWIGLAKRSVQLV, encoded by the coding sequence GTGACCGCCCCTGCCCCCGCCGCACCCGCCGCGGCGTACGACGCGCTCCTCCCCGCGCTGCGGGCCGCGAGCGCGGCCCAGCCCGCCTGGACGCCGGACGACGGCCCGCTCCCGCCGGTCTACCTCAGCCACGGCGCGCCCCCGCTGCTCGACGAGGCCGGCTGGATGCGCTCGCTCGCCGCCTGGGCCCGCTCGATGCCCAGGCCGCGCGCCGTCCTCGTGGTGAGCGCCCACTGGGAGTCGGCCCCGCTCGCGCTCTCCGCGCCCGCCGCGGGCACCCCGCTCGTCTACGACTTCGGCGGCTTCGCCCGCCGCTACTACGAGCTGGAGTACGCCACCCCGGACGCCTCCGCCCTGGCCGCGCGGGTCGCGGCGGCGATGCCCGACGCCGAGCCGGTGCACCAGCACGGCTCGCGCGGGCTGGACCACGGCGCGTGGGTGCCGCTCATGGTGATGTACCCGCTCGGCGACGTGCCGGTCCTGCAGCTGAGCATGCCGACGCACGACCCCGCGCGGCTGCTCGCGCTCGGCGCCCGGCTGCGGCCGCTGCGCGAGGAGGGCGTGCTCCTCGTCGGCTCGGGTTTCATGACGCACGGCCTGCCCTTCCTCGGGCGCGAGCAGTGGACCCGCGGCGCCGTGCCGACCTGGTCGGCGGAGTTCGACGCGTGGGCCGCAGAGGCGCTCGCGCGCGGCGACGTCGACGAGCTCGCCGCCTACGCCACCCGGGCGCCGGGGATGCCGTACGCCCACCCGACGGTCGAGCACCTCAGCCCGCTCTTCGTCGCGCTGGGCGCCGCCTCCCGCCCGGACGCACCGGCGACGACGACCGTCGACGGCTTCTGGATCGGCCTGGCGAAGCGGTCCGTCCAGCTGGTGTGA